In Pseudomonas fluorescens, the following are encoded in one genomic region:
- a CDS encoding CS1-pili formation C-terminal domain-containing protein, with amino-acid sequence MFPMTPIAAALALLLCSSAFAAPTSIDNTPRSLLAQAKGLPAEFEEHFFDVPLAVRVELDQQPLGESMIVLSRDDRVTLLDFTDTSESRFSASERETWADILKPGVTLGACSGQCPEQMLAVHYNLENSLLSIVTENAERDSEAKRYYEQPEGGSSGLMVRNQLNLNGGQDQDLGGRFGLEASGSLGNWTQTFNMQLSRLGGPDDKTYHAVHELYSQRELEGRFFRLGYFTPNSEGLTRQPRSFGSSPDTAVGVMYGSSDSLAIDSPKPSVYPVYVTANRQGSVEIYRDGLLINTQSVPAGLQTLDTRPLPGGIYEVEVRLIEDGQITSTTQELIYKPSNWRNFDERWRYNLFAGQESKLLSNWDQQASGDATVGAAINYLLHPRVILGLSARQVRETLQYGSSIDWTLGNSVSLYANLYQTEDHGTGADLQGLYNYGAGSLVISHNRSWLDTTNTYDTLPDGTRVRQRNVFTGETSNSSLALNHRISRKSSFNARVSHSEGNVEGVGADLGWTQRTVLFGSDANWRLSLFDRPGSFSSGDARNRGVDLSINMALGGPGQQISGSIGSRTARDGSRDNNGSLGYRKDLQEHVLQSVSVTALSDTYGVGLSSLANFRTDAINGDGFIQRSSFNDNFTGGLNLDSTLVVGARRMALTSQHQGRGAGMIVDVESDIDGIALRADDLSGGSAALRPGRNFIPLTAYKNSSVSFDFEGNHVPAASIEPARTRYHLNKGGVEYRKVRVMKTLTVLGRLVDPQGRPLKGHHVINHASRGVSEVDGFFSMEMNAGSPTLEVRYADQLLCQFRLDVDQHRSENNVLMIGDLRCSPDTLAGVGQPDEKAS; translated from the coding sequence ATGTTCCCGATGACGCCCATCGCGGCGGCGCTTGCGCTGCTGTTATGTAGCAGCGCATTTGCGGCGCCCACCTCCATTGATAACACGCCGCGAAGTTTGCTGGCACAGGCCAAGGGCCTGCCGGCCGAGTTCGAGGAGCATTTCTTCGATGTACCGTTGGCGGTTCGGGTCGAGCTCGATCAACAACCCCTCGGCGAGTCGATGATCGTGTTGTCCCGCGATGACCGGGTGACGTTGCTCGACTTCACCGACACCAGCGAAAGCCGCTTCAGTGCAAGTGAGCGCGAGACCTGGGCCGATATCCTCAAACCTGGCGTGACGCTGGGCGCCTGCAGCGGACAATGCCCGGAACAGATGCTGGCGGTGCACTACAACCTGGAAAATTCATTGCTGTCGATCGTCACCGAAAATGCCGAGCGCGACAGCGAAGCCAAGCGATATTACGAGCAACCGGAAGGCGGCAGTAGCGGCCTGATGGTGCGTAACCAGCTCAATCTCAATGGTGGCCAGGACCAGGACCTGGGCGGCCGTTTCGGCCTGGAGGCCAGCGGCAGCCTGGGCAACTGGACCCAGACATTCAACATGCAACTGTCTCGTCTGGGCGGTCCGGACGACAAGACCTATCACGCGGTGCATGAGCTCTATAGCCAGCGCGAACTGGAAGGGCGTTTTTTTCGCCTGGGTTACTTCACCCCCAACTCCGAAGGCCTGACGCGTCAGCCCCGTTCGTTCGGCTCCAGCCCCGATACCGCCGTGGGAGTGATGTATGGCAGTTCCGACAGCCTGGCGATCGACAGCCCGAAACCCAGCGTGTACCCGGTTTATGTCACGGCCAACCGGCAAGGCTCCGTGGAAATCTATCGTGACGGCCTGCTGATCAACACCCAGTCAGTCCCGGCCGGTTTGCAAACCCTCGACACCCGTCCGTTGCCGGGCGGTATCTATGAAGTGGAAGTGCGACTGATCGAGGATGGTCAAATCACCTCGACCACTCAGGAGCTGATTTACAAACCAAGTAACTGGCGCAACTTTGATGAGCGCTGGCGCTACAACCTATTTGCCGGGCAGGAAAGCAAATTGCTCAGCAACTGGGATCAACAGGCCAGTGGTGATGCCACCGTCGGCGCGGCGATCAACTACTTGCTGCATCCACGGGTGATTCTCGGGCTGTCGGCCCGGCAGGTGCGGGAAACGCTGCAATACGGCAGTTCCATCGACTGGACCCTGGGCAACAGCGTCAGTCTCTACGCCAACCTGTACCAGACCGAAGACCACGGCACCGGCGCCGACTTGCAAGGCCTGTACAACTATGGCGCCGGCAGTCTGGTGATCAGCCACAACCGCAGTTGGCTCGACACCACCAACACCTACGACACCTTGCCCGACGGCACTCGCGTGCGTCAGCGCAACGTGTTCACCGGGGAGACCAGCAATTCATCGCTGGCGCTCAATCACCGGATCAGCCGTAAAAGTTCGTTCAACGCGCGGGTGTCTCACAGCGAGGGCAACGTCGAAGGCGTGGGCGCCGATCTGGGCTGGACACAACGCACCGTGTTGTTCGGCAGCGACGCCAACTGGCGGTTGTCGCTGTTTGATCGTCCGGGCAGTTTCAGCAGCGGTGATGCGCGCAATCGTGGCGTCGACCTGAGCATCAACATGGCGTTGGGCGGTCCGGGGCAGCAGATTTCCGGCAGCATCGGCAGCCGCACGGCCCGCGATGGCAGCCGTGACAACAATGGCTCGCTCGGTTACCGCAAGGACCTGCAAGAGCACGTGCTGCAAAGCGTCTCGGTGACGGCGCTCAGCGATACCTATGGTGTCGGTCTTTCGAGCCTGGCGAACTTTCGTACCGACGCGATCAACGGCGATGGCTTTATCCAGCGCTCGTCGTTCAACGACAACTTCACCGGCGGCCTGAACCTGGACAGCACGCTGGTGGTTGGTGCCCGGCGCATGGCCTTGACCAGCCAGCATCAGGGACGCGGGGCGGGGATGATCGTCGACGTCGAGTCCGACATCGATGGCATCGCCTTGCGCGCCGACGACCTCAGTGGCGGCAGCGCAGCCTTGCGTCCGGGGCGCAATTTCATCCCGCTCACGGCTTACAAAAACAGCTCGGTGAGCTTCGACTTTGAAGGCAACCATGTGCCGGCGGCGAGCATCGAGCCGGCACGTACCCGCTATCACCTGAACAAGGGCGGCGTGGAGTACCGCAAGGTGCGGGTGATGAAAACCCTGACCGTGCTCGGTCGGCTGGTCGATCCGCAAGGGCGGCCGCTCAAGGGGCACCACGTGATCAATCACGCCAGCCGCGGGGTCAGCGAAGTCGATGGCTTCTTCTCGATGGAAATGAATGCCGGCTCACCCACCCTGGAAGTGCGTTATGCCGACCAGTTGCTGTGCCAGTTCCGACTCGACGTCGATCAGCACCGCAGTGAAAACAACGTGCTGATGATCGGTGATCTGCGTTGTTCGCCGGATACGTTGGCCGGTGTTGGTCAGCCTGACGAGAAGGCCAGTTGA
- a CDS encoding molecular chaperone — MMWMCCVVFSCMANAGPQINVGTVYDYLDSDKSTYLKRVFNSGDSTAFVKVNILEIVYDADGSHREIPVKTQADGSGRDGLMASPARLIVPAKGMQGTRLLVMGSRDTERYFRVRFVPVVPEKEDEFAVSAEERDAYKENLSAGVNVMTGFGTVFFVRPKNSRFDTVIDDGAGVYLLRNNGNTVVLIDEFRNCSLKNESECEPVTKHHILAGKTFEFEKKPGREYRFNLVEGASKKTLRIASQ, encoded by the coding sequence ATGATGTGGATGTGTTGCGTGGTTTTTTCCTGCATGGCCAATGCCGGCCCGCAGATCAATGTTGGAACGGTTTACGACTATCTGGACAGCGACAAGAGCACCTACCTCAAGCGCGTGTTCAACAGTGGCGACAGCACGGCGTTCGTCAAGGTCAACATCCTGGAAATCGTTTACGACGCCGATGGCAGCCATCGTGAAATTCCGGTCAAGACCCAGGCGGACGGCAGTGGCCGGGATGGCTTGATGGCCAGCCCTGCGCGCCTGATCGTGCCGGCCAAGGGCATGCAGGGTACGCGCCTGCTGGTCATGGGCTCGCGGGACACCGAGCGGTATTTTCGCGTGCGTTTCGTGCCGGTGGTGCCGGAAAAGGAAGATGAGTTCGCCGTGTCGGCTGAAGAACGGGACGCCTACAAAGAGAACCTGTCGGCGGGCGTCAACGTGATGACCGGGTTTGGCACGGTGTTTTTCGTGCGGCCGAAAAACAGTCGCTTCGACACTGTAATCGACGACGGCGCCGGTGTTTACCTACTGCGCAACAATGGCAACACCGTGGTGCTGATCGATGAGTTCCGAAACTGTTCGCTGAAGAATGAAAGCGAGTGCGAGCCGGTCACCAAGCATCACATTCTGGCGGGCAAAACCTTCGAGTTCGAAAAGAAACCCGGACGCGAGTATCGCTTCAATCTGGTCGAGGGCGCGTCGAAGAAAACGCTGCGCATTGCCAGCCAATAA
- a CDS encoding CS1 type fimbrial major subunit — MIKQLAVAICAGVMALVSSLAFAAREERTFEVSVDIPTLGFYVIPAETNWIHREQILPWNIHTKTLEGLRKNFDVKHDTSAIEARLEAEPYLSNGRDDQNIYLRVSFNGKELSHDPRPQEVVPVAQAMAGGRFPLEIQPKVPAGGYKPGHYYGNVQLIFTAAAP, encoded by the coding sequence ATGATCAAGCAATTGGCCGTCGCCATATGCGCAGGTGTTATGGCACTGGTGAGTTCCCTTGCGTTTGCCGCGCGGGAAGAACGCACATTCGAGGTGTCGGTGGATATCCCGACCCTGGGGTTTTACGTGATACCTGCCGAGACGAACTGGATACATCGCGAACAGATATTGCCATGGAACATTCACACAAAAACGCTGGAGGGGCTGCGCAAGAATTTCGACGTCAAGCACGACACCAGTGCGATCGAGGCGCGGCTGGAGGCCGAGCCTTACTTGTCCAACGGGCGCGACGACCAGAACATCTATTTGCGCGTCAGCTTCAACGGCAAGGAATTGAGTCATGACCCACGACCGCAAGAAGTGGTGCCTGTGGCGCAGGCCATGGCGGGTGGACGCTTCCCGCTGGAGATCCAGCCGAAAGTGCCCGCTGGCGGTTACAAGCCGGGCCATTACTACGGCAATGTCCAGTTGATATTCACCGCTGCCGCGCCTTGA